The genomic stretch CTGCCGTCCGATAACAGGCTGTCCTTCCTGCCGGAAAAGATCCTGCCTTCCACTTCATCCCGATGACCTTTGCGTGGACCATAAATAGTGAATTCAGTATACATGGCTTCTGCATACCGGATGGCAATGCCTGCATTTTTCCCTTTGCTGAACAGCAGGGTCAGGTAGGCGTTTGTCAGGAAGGTCTGATCCAGCAATAAAGTGGCCGTGGTATTGGCTGGTATGGTGATGGCGGTTTGCTGGGAAGGAAATGTGGCCGCCACAATAATGCCTTCGGCCTTCCGGCAGACAGGGATGCGCTGGTAACTCAACTGCATAGGAGGAATTGGCGAAGGCTGAAGCATCCAGCCCAGCCCATCGGATAATCCTTTGGGCTGACCACCGAATAATACAGCGGCCAGTGGCCAGTGGCTGTCGTCACAATCCGCCAGCATCCAGCCTTTGACCGTTTTAAACTGATTGATCAGCTCACCGGTACTGGCGGCAAAAAATCCGGTGAGGGGTTGATAAGCCTCATCGCGAATGCATTTCCAGGTATTGTTGGTATTGAGTAGTTCTTCAGTGGTGGACGCCCCCTGGATAATAAAAGCGGTGCGTACACTGATCTGCGCTTCCGGCCGCTGCTCGCCCTCATTCCAGACCTGGGCGGCGACAATATTCTTTCCCGCCGACAGGAATGGCGCCAGATCCACCGTTTCATAATTCCAGTGATAGGTATCCCCTCTTGCCGGCCCCAGGGACACCAGTTGCCCGTTCACCAGCAGCTTGTACCGGTTGTCGGCAGACACATGCACTATAAAACGCTGCGGTTTTGCCGCCAGCTCAATGCTTTTCCGGAAATAATACACGCCGTAGGCACGGCCTTCTTCTCCGGGTGGTACAATCCAGCTGGCAGTCCAGTTGCCAGGCAATCCACTATTGCAATAAAGTTTTTGCCGGGCAGGAGGCTCATTGGCTTTTACAGGCAGAAAGGCAAAAAGCGCCTGCAGGAGGATCAGGGAGGTGAATATGGATCTCATCCAGACCTTGTCACGCCAGTGGCTTTTTACCGCTATTGCCGCCTATTCTTCTTCCCGGAATTCCAGTATATCCCCCGGCTGGCAGTCCAGCACTTTACAGATGGTTTCCAGCGTACTGAACCGTATGGCTTTGGCTTTACCGGTTTTAAGGATGGACAGATTGGATAATGTCAGGCCCACTTTTTCCGACAGCTCATTTAAGGACATTTTCCGCTTTGCCATCATCACATCAAGATTTACGATTATCGGCATACACTATACGGTTAATTCGTTTTCTGATTGCAGTTCCACACCTCTTCTGAATACATGAGCAATAACAACCAGTATCACACTCATAAAGATCCATACATCAGCGCCCCCCAGTCGCAGGGATTCGGTATCCGGCATGGGTACTCCCTGCGACAGCAGCCATTTTGCATAATGACTGCCACAGGCAGAGATCAGCCCGATAAAGAACGACAGGACAGATAAGTTGACCAGGAAGCGTCTGATATCATTGCTGAACGGCTGGGCCAGGTCCAGTTTTTTCTTTTGCAGCAGCAGGATGATCATATAAAATAAAGTGGCCCGCATCATCGCCACGATACTCATGACCAGGTACATGGTAAAAAATCGTCCTTTATCATAATTGAACAATGCAGACAGATCAACCTGGCGATAAAGGTGTTTTACAGCATCCGGGTTTACCAATGCAAAAATGGCATTGACTATAAAACCACCAGCCTCA from Candidatus Pseudobacter hemicellulosilyticus encodes the following:
- a CDS encoding DUF2975 domain-containing protein, translating into MKQNNHWILIVLQVLAWILFVGVSIEAGGFIVNAIFALVNPDAVKHLYRQVDLSALFNYDKGRFFTMYLVMSIVAMMRATLFYMIILLLQKKKLDLAQPFSNDIRRFLVNLSVLSFFIGLISACGSHYAKWLLSQGVPMPDTESLRLGGADVWIFMSVILVVIAHVFRRGVELQSENELTV
- a CDS encoding helix-turn-helix transcriptional regulator, producing MPIIVNLDVMMAKRKMSLNELSEKVGLTLSNLSILKTGKAKAIRFSTLETICKVLDCQPGDILEFREEE